Proteins encoded within one genomic window of Oncorhynchus mykiss isolate Arlee chromosome 27, USDA_OmykA_1.1, whole genome shotgun sequence:
- the LOC110508019 gene encoding P2Y purinoceptor 3, translating into MSISSLEVFSTEPFLIGMFTAEGSSSGHYTEPHLEEYLIAMGDNNVTWPVCTYKEDFKRFLLPAVYSVVFLIGLPLNGAVILKIWRSRPNLTRSNVYMLNLATADFLYVMSLPLLIYNYASHDYWPFGELACKLVRFQFYSNLHGSILFLTCISLQRYVGICHPMAGWHKQGGRRLARVVCGGVWLVVALLCAPTFHYASTGTQRNRTVCYDLSRPEHSADYYPYGMALTCLGFLLPFMGVVACYCRMGRLLCRPPSYQGATMAASMEKRDKAVKMIVIVVTVFAVSFLPFHLTKTMYLLVRTLPGAPCATRNLFSVIYKCTRPFASMNSVLDPILFYFTQPRFRRSTRILITKITTLRDREPRCEEVKTPRLFRSHV; encoded by the exons ATGTCGATATCCTCTCTAGAAGTGTTCTCTACGGAACCTTTCCTCATTGGAATGTTCACAGCAGAAGGTTCCTCCTCTGGACATTACACAGAACCCCATTTGGAGGAATACCTCATCGCCATGGGCGATAACAATGTCACATGGCCAGTCTGCACCTATAAGGAGGATTTTAAACGCTTCCTACTTCCTGCCGTCTACAGTGTGGTCTTCCTGATTGGTCTGCCTCTGAATGGGGCGGTCATCTTGAAGATCTGGAGGTCACGACCCAACCTGACCCGGAGCAACGTCTACATGCTCAATCTGGCCACGGCTGACTTCCTGTATGTGATGTCACTACCTCTGCTCATCTACAACTACGCCAGTCATGACTACTGGCCCTTTGGAGAGCTGGCCTGCAAACTGGTCCGCTTTCAGTTCTACAG TAACCTGCATGGCAGTATCCTGTTCCTGACCTGTATCAGCCTCCAGCGCTACGTGGGCATCTGCCACCCTATGGCCGGCTGGCACAAGCAGGGGGGTCGCAGGCTGGCACGGGTGGTCTGTGGGGGTGTGTGGCTGGTGGTCGCCCTCCTCTGTGCCCCCACGTTCCACTATGCCTCCACAGGAACACAACGCAACCGCACCGTCTGTTACGACCTGAGTCGACCGGAGCATTCGGCTGACTACTACCCCTATGGGATGGCTCtgacctgcctgggcttcctgtTGCCTTTTATGGGCGTGGTGGCATGCTACTGTCGCATGGGTCGCCTCCTCTGCCGCCCGCCATCCTATCAGGGCGCTACCATGGCAGCCTCAATGGAGAAACGGGACAAGGCGGTGAAGATGATAGTCATCGTGGTGACGGTGTTCGCTGTGAGCTTCCTGCCATTCCACCTTACTAAAACCATGTACCTGTTAGTACGAACCTTACCAGGTGCTCCGTGTGCGACACGGAACCTGTTCTCAGTGATCTACAAGTGCACCAGGCCATTCGCCAGCATGAACAGTGTTCTAGATCCTATACTGTTCTACTTCACACAGCCACGGTTCCGCAGGAGCACCAGAATACTGATCACCAAGATCACAACTCTCAGAGACAGGGAACCAAGGTGTGAGGAAGTGAAAACTCCTAGATTATTTAGATCCCATGTTTAA